GATCATTTTTTGTTTAATAACATCAATGGATGCTGTTATAACAAATTCCAATTCATCGATCGTTAATTCCTGTCTTCTATAGGCACCGGTTACTCTAACTGCATCAGCAGAAAATAATTTTTCTAAATAATTTTTTATTTGAAAAAAAACGATTTCTACCTGCGCAAATAAGAAAGTTCCCTGGTTGCGTAAATAAAATTCAATATTTTCTTTTACGTTCAATTGTGTTTTTTCACCAAAGCCTTTGTACAATTTCAACCTGTTTTCTTCACAGGCATATAACAATTCACCAATTGTTTCGATCTCCATTTCTTTCCAGATCAATGAAATTTTCTTCGGGCCAATACCTTTTATGTTCAACATTTCAATAACACCTGTTGGCGTTTTTGAGATCATTTCTTTTAAAGCGATCAGCTCACCTGTTTCTAATAATTCAATTATTTTTTTTCCCGTCGATTCACCAATACCTTTTAATGTAAAGATCTTATCGTGTGGCGTATCGCTTAATTGTAAAGGCAGTTGTTCTATGTTGAAAGCCGCACTGGCGTAGGATTTGGCTTTAAAGCTGTTTTCGCCGTGTATATCCATTAATTTAGAAAGAAGAGAGAAGTTTTCTGCAATTGCGTAGTTGTCCATTCATCAAAATTAGAAAATAGTAAGAGTGAGATGAAATAAAAAAGTCCCGGTTTTTACACCGGAACTTTCTTAATTATTCTTTCTTAATTTAGAAGCTTACTTCTTTTTAGCAGCTTTCTTTGCAGCTTTTTTAGGAGCAGCTTTTTTAGCGGCTTTTTTAGGAGCGGCTTTTTTTGCAGCCTTTTTTGGAGCAGCTTTTTTAGCGGCTTTTTTTGCAGTTGCCATGTTTTTAAAATTTAATGGTTAGTAAATAATACTTAAAAGTAAAAACATTTTTTAAACTACCAAAAAAAATATTAATATTTTTTTAAGCAGTCGCTTCTGCAGGATTAACAGAAATAAAATTTTTATCTCCTTTTCCCTTTTTAAATTCAACAATACCATCGGTTAAAGCGAACAATGTAAAGTCTTTTCCTACACCAACATTTTTACCGGGATGATAAACGGTGCCACGTTGACGAACGATGATGTTACCAGATACTACCGGTTGTCCGCCAAAAATTTTTACACCTAATCTTTTACTTTGTGAATCACGGCCGTTCTTTACCGAGCCTTCACCTTTTTTATGTGCCATCTTTAATAAAGTTTATTAGTTGTTTGTTTATTTGTTTACCGGTTTAAAATAAAAGTTTATTAATAAACTAATAAACCATTAAACCAATAGACTAAGCTATGTCAGTTACTTTGATCTGTGTGTATTGAGTACGATGACCATGCTTTTTACGAAAGCCTTTTCTTCTTTTCATTTTAAAAGCAATTACTTTATCGCCTTTAATAAGGTCATTTACAATTTCAGCTTTTACAATGGCTGTAACTTTATCACCGGAAGTAACACTTCCTGCATTATCAGTTAAAAGCACTTCTGAAAACTCAACTTTGTCGCCGGTTTTACCTTCAATATGAGGTACATACAAGCTGTCGCCTGCTTTAACTTTAAATTGCTGACCGGCTATTTTTACTACTGCTAACATAATTTCCCGAATTTAGGACGGCAAAGGTAGGGCTTTTTACCTGAAGTTTACTAATAAATATAGAATAATTTTAGACTGCCGTTTTACCATGTAAAAGGTCAACAACTGGTTTGGGTACCGGCAGCTTGCCAATTTATAAAAACAGCTATTTTCACGCTTAGTTATGCGGTATTTCAATCTTTATATTCGTTATTTGGTAAGGGCTGTAAGCTGTTTGTTCAGTATTTACGCACTGGCTACTTTCATTATAGGGGTAATCATTGTATTTCCTTTTGCGCTTATTTTTTCTTTTTTAGGAAAAGATAGGGGTGGAAATATTATATATGTTATAGGTAGGGGCTGGACGGATTTGTCTTTTTTGCTTTGGGGTATCTGGCATAAAAATATTTACGAAGCGTCACATGATAGAAAACGCCAATATGTTTTTGTAGTGAATCATATTTCTTACATGGATATTCCGGCGATAATGAAAACGGTAAGAAGACAACGATTAAGAGTATTGGGCAAGGTTGAGCCAAGCAAGATCCCCATATTTGGATCTATTTATAAAGATGCAGTGGTAATGGTTGATCGGAGCACCAACGAAAGCAGAATAAACAGTATTAAAGAATTAATGTCTGTTATTCATAACGGTACATCCATTTTGATCTTTCCTGAAGGCACCTTTAACGAAACACATCAACCTTTAATTCCCTTTTTTGATGGGGCTTTCAGAATTGCGATCGAAACACAAACGCCGGTAAAACCGTTATTATTTTTAGATACTTACAAAAGATTAAATTATAGAAGTTTTTTTTCATTAATGCCGGGAAGATGCCGTGCTGTTTATTTAGAAGAAGTGCCTGTTGAAGGTTTAACTTTAAATGATCTGCCGATGTTAAAAGAAAAAGTATATCGGATAATGCAAGAGAAACTAATTTCGTATAAAGCGGAATGGATAAAACAAGATGACAGAAAGCGAGACACTACTATTCAATAATTCCAATGCAATGTGGGCAGAAATAATTCTTCCGTTAGCATTGCCCAATACTTATACTTACGCTGTTCCATTACATTTTCAACCTATTATCAAAAAGGGATGCAGGGTAGAGGTTGTTTTAGGTAAAAATAAACGCTATGCAGGAATAGTAAAGTCCATAAGTCATAAGGCTCCTCCTTATCAAACAAAAGATATCTTAAATGTATTGGACGAAACTCCAATGCTCTATCCACAACAATTACAATTATGGAATTGGATAAGTAATTATTACATGTGCAGCGAAGGAGAAGTAATGGCAGCAGCTCTACCTGCGCATTTTAAATTGAGCAGTGAAACTATTTTATTGTTGAATGAAGAGTATGGAGATGATTTTTCGGGATTGGACGATGAAGAATATATTGTTGCAGAAGCTTTGCTGATAAAAAAGCAACTGAACTTAACTGAAGTACAGCAATTGCTGGATATAACGCATGTATATCCTGTGATAAAAAAACTCATCGATAAAAAGGTTTGCATTGTTTGGGAATCGTTGAGCGAACGATATAAGACAAAAAAGGAAAATTTTATTTTATTGAATCCTCAGTATGATAATGAAGATGCACTGGCTGATCTGATGAATAATTGGAGTAAGGCGCCAAAGCAATTAGAATTATTATTAAGCTATTTGCATCTAACAAAAACTCATGGTGAAGTAACACAACCGGAATTGTTGAAAAAGTCGGGTGCAACTGCAGCGCAGTTAAAAGGATTGACAGATAAAAATATTTTGCTGATAGAAAGGAGAAGTATTGATAGAATTAAAACGCTGCCAAGAGCACTTGATATAAATTTTAATTTAAGTGATGCTCAGCAAAAAGCATTGGATTCGATACGGGAAAGCTTTACTAGTACGAATGTTTCTTTACTGCATGGAGTAACCAGCAGCGGTAAAACTCAACTTTATATTAAGCTGATAGAAGAATATTATACGCAGGGTAAGCAAGTATTGTACCTGCTTCCTGAAATTGCATTAACGGCGCAGATCATACGAAGACTGCAATTGCATTTTGGTGGAAACATTGCCATTTATCATTCTAAATTCAATGATAATGAAAGAGTAGAACTTTGGAATAAAATAAAAACCGGGGAGATACGAATTGTTCTGGGAGCCCGCAGCGGTTTATTCCTGCCTTTTAAAAATTTAGGATTGATCATAGTAGATGAAGAGCATGACTCATCTTTTAAGCAACAAGACCCTGCCCCTCGTTACCATGCAAGAGATTCCGCTATTTATTATGCCTCGTTATTTGATGCAAAGGTTTTATTGGGAAGCGCTACTCCTTCATTAGAAAGCTATTTCAATGCTAAGAAAGGAAAGTATGGTTTAATAGAATTAACTGAACGTTACGGAGGTGTTCATTTGCCCTTAATAGAAATTGTAGATAC
The Ferruginibacter albus DNA segment above includes these coding regions:
- the rpmA gene encoding 50S ribosomal protein L27, which translates into the protein MAHKKGEGSVKNGRDSQSKRLGVKIFGGQPVVSGNIIVRQRGTVYHPGKNVGVGKDFTLFALTDGIVEFKKGKGDKNFISVNPAEATA
- a CDS encoding lysophospholipid acyltransferase family protein, whose translation is MRYFNLYIRYLVRAVSCLFSIYALATFIIGVIIVFPFALIFSFLGKDRGGNIIYVIGRGWTDLSFLLWGIWHKNIYEASHDRKRQYVFVVNHISYMDIPAIMKTVRRQRLRVLGKVEPSKIPIFGSIYKDAVVMVDRSTNESRINSIKELMSVIHNGTSILIFPEGTFNETHQPLIPFFDGAFRIAIETQTPVKPLLFLDTYKRLNYRSFFSLMPGRCRAVYLEEVPVEGLTLNDLPMLKEKVYRIMQEKLISYKAEWIKQDDRKRDTTIQ
- the rplU gene encoding 50S ribosomal protein L21, which produces MLAVVKIAGQQFKVKAGDSLYVPHIEGKTGDKVEFSEVLLTDNAGSVTSGDKVTAIVKAEIVNDLIKGDKVIAFKMKRRKGFRKKHGHRTQYTQIKVTDIA
- the priA gene encoding replication restart helicase PriA, translated to MTESETLLFNNSNAMWAEIILPLALPNTYTYAVPLHFQPIIKKGCRVEVVLGKNKRYAGIVKSISHKAPPYQTKDILNVLDETPMLYPQQLQLWNWISNYYMCSEGEVMAAALPAHFKLSSETILLLNEEYGDDFSGLDDEEYIVAEALLIKKQLNLTEVQQLLDITHVYPVIKKLIDKKVCIVWESLSERYKTKKENFILLNPQYDNEDALADLMNNWSKAPKQLELLLSYLHLTKTHGEVTQPELLKKSGATAAQLKGLTDKNILLIERRSIDRIKTLPRALDINFNLSDAQQKALDSIRESFTSTNVSLLHGVTSSGKTQLYIKLIEEYYTQGKQVLYLLPEIALTAQIIRRLQLHFGGNIAIYHSKFNDNERVELWNKIKTGEIRIVLGARSGLFLPFKNLGLIIVDEEHDSSFKQQDPAPRYHARDSAIYYASLFDAKVLLGSATPSLESYFNAKKGKYGLIELTERYGGVHLPLIEIVDTKKVAQKGKVMISPQLKEAIEKTVEQNKQVILFQNRRGYSPYLICGTCGYIPQCKNCDVTLTLHKYSNKLHCHYCGTTYPKLVECPACGTVNWNEKNFGTEKIEELIEDELPKVKVARMDVDSVRGKSAHDNLIKLFEQQRIDVLVGTQMVVKGLDFEKVSLVGVLDADGLLSFADFRVNERGFQLMEQVSGRAGRKEEQGKVLIQASNVKHPVLHFVQEHDYKKMYEFEIENRKQFFYPPFSRLIHISLKHKSKEVVEEAANKLGDALHKDLKDFVVGPAAPVVNRIRNQYLMELLIKLPLDSQLINNYKQLIRNHFNLLLADKKFRGVAMIADVDAV